From a region of the Schistocerca nitens isolate TAMUIC-IGC-003100 chromosome 8, iqSchNite1.1, whole genome shotgun sequence genome:
- the LOC126198611 gene encoding prostaglandin reductase 1-like yields the protein MVKARKIVIGRVFQGEPRIEDFRIQEEELPPLRDGQILVEAVYISVDPYQRALKDKHQVGSTMIGSQVARIVESRAAGFPVGRHVVGYWGWRDRTVADVGPDTPYLLSPPMLVPDLGRLPLSLSLGVLGMPGITAYFGFLEICHPKPGEIAVVSGAAGAVGSIVGQIARLEGCTVIGFAGSDAKVKWLKEELGFHHAFNYKTTDAKEALKRVAPDGVDVYFDNVGGELSSAVINSMRMWGRVSICGAITGYNSADLPKATIVQHAAVFRQLRLEGFMYSRWHDRWDEGISQLAQWIREGKIKYHETVTDGFQNTPKAFVGMLQGENLGKAVVKV from the exons ATGGTGAAGGCGCGCAAGATCGTGATCGGCCGCGTATTCCAGGGGGAGCCCCGGATAGAGGACTTCCGCATCCAGGAGGAAGAGCTGCCGCCTCTCCGCGATGGGCAGATTCTCGTTGAGGCCGTCTACATCAGCGTCGATCCGTACCAGAGGGCGCTTAAAGACAAGCACCAAGTCGGCAGCACCATGATTGGATCCCAG GTGGCCCGCATCGTGGAGAGCCGTGCCGCGGGCTTCCCCGTGGGGCGGCACGTGGTGGGCTACTGGGGCTGGCGCGACCGCACCGTGGCCGACGTGGGGCCGGACACACCCTACCTGCTGTCGCCGCCCATGCTGGTGCCGGACCTGGGGCGGCTGCCGCTCTCCCTGTCCCTCGGAGTGCTGGGCATGCCCGGCATCACTGCCTACTTCGGCTTCCTGGAGATCTGCCACCCCAAACCGGGAGAGATTGCCGTGGTCAGCGGGGCAGCAGGCGCTGTGGGCTCCATAGTGGGACAGATAGCACGTCTCGAGGGGTGCACCGTTATTGGCTTCGCTGGATCAGACGCTAAG GTGAAGTGGCTGAAAGAGGAGCTGGGCTTCCACCACGCGTTCAACTACAAGACGACGGACGCCAAAGAGGCGCTGAAGCGGGTGGCGCCCGACGGCGTCGACGTCTACTTCGACAACGTGGGCGGCGAGCTGAGCAGCGCGGTCATCAACAGCATGCGCATGTGGGGCCGCGTCTCCATCTGCGGCGCCATCACTGGCTACAACTCGGCCGACCTCCCGAAGGCGACCATCGTCCAGCACGCGGCCGTCTTCAGGCAGCTCCGCTTGGAGGGATTCATGTACAGCCGGTGGCACGACCGCTGGGATGAGGGCATCTCGCAGCTCGCGCAGTGGATCAGGGAGGGGAAGATCAAGTACCACGAGACTGTCACCGACGGCTTCCAGAACACTCCCAAGGCGTTTGTCGGTATGCTGCAAGGCGAGAATCTTGGCAAAGCTGTTGTCAAAGTGTGA